TTAATGAACAAGACACATCTGAATGGTGTCCAATCTATTCAAGTGCTCATCCAAAAGGCACCTGAACAACCCTGTTTGAGTGAAGCACTGGTCCCGCTGGAAGAAGAGGACACTACTCTCCTCAGGAAggagctgctgctttgttgacTTTTAGTTGCTCTGGGAGGCCTGCTGCATGATGACTGAACACAGGCTCAACATCTGCAGGTACTCGTCAGCCCCATCTGACAGGCACTTATCTACCACCTGAGTGaggagacacagtgagaaagAAGTGAGCCAACGGCCACTAGAGGGCGCTTTGTGTGACATTCAGCATACACCCAATTCTCTGAGCACATGTGGAGGAATATATACAGTTAGTTAGCCTGCCATAGGCAAACAGCTGACGAAACAACAATAGttgaaaacactgaatgctcgggggggtgggggggcatgAATTGTGAGCTCCTTAGCTGACAGTTTGTGGGCTCATAGCATTCAAACGTTAATTTCATGTCAGTGCATCTTCTCCTGAAGAATGATAATGGTTAAGTGTAGTATTCTCcgtttttaaaaagacaaattaaaaagacagaagacaagACACCACTGTATCAGATTACTTACAGCCATCTTCTCAGTGATGACTGACTTCTGCTTATCGTTGAGGTCTCCCTCTATGATGGACTCATGGAGCTGGCTCAGGATCTGTGTGGCTGCATAGCCCTCATCAACCATGTCCTGATAGAGGAAACACTTGTTATTTGAGATGACACATGATGAGATGCTACATTTGATGCTGTACAGAGAGTGGGGCAAAGTCAGCTCATCACTCTTTCTGAACATCAACATCAGAGATACCCGGAGCAGAAGAATCCTTTCAACGGTTCATGTATTCTGCACTGCCTGCTTCTTGGAAAACATTCTCCCTCTTCTTATTGACTCGGAGAGACCCACAGGATGTTGAACATGTACTGATGAATGGAACACACGTTGTTCTCCTGTTTAACAATGTTTGATTTCACCGGTATTATTCTACACTTCTACAAGTTAATTCAGTTGAGAGGAGGCAGGTTTTCAAACAGTGTTAGgctgccatctagtggactgaaGCATCACCTGACTGCATATACTTTGACTGAATTAATGTATTTGTTCGGTTAAACAACATCtcagcacaaataaacaaatgttaccACCACAACTACATAACTACCCTTCTTCCAGCACTAGCATCAGCAAATGTTGCCTGAATTTAATTCTGGTTGTTGCCTTGTATGTTACACTTACACCGCCCATCATGCCTGCAACACTAACTAGTTCACTCAATTCTTCCCTtccttttcatttactgtacctctctctgtctctaataCTGTAGCCATGTACCAAACTCTGCTGCAATGGCTGAATGGTACcggaaattaataaaaaactgtaattacTGTTAAGTCGTGTTGCAAATATCCCACTTTCACTCAGGTGTAAGGTGTTTAACACAACTCTAAACGAAAAACTAAGGTAAGAGACTGGAACACATGCTCTAGAAAATCGGACACCAAGTTCCAGCTTTGGCCGTCTACTTTTGTCCTTTACGGCCAAAGCCAATATAAATGTAAGCCCTTATAAATATTCACCACATAtaccttttctctctgttattgGATTTCTGACAGAGTGGGTGCAGAAAACATTCAGGTGGCAGCTTTCTGTTTTGCTCACCATCGCTCAAAAAAGTCCAACAGCAGTTTAGTTCATCCGTCACTAACTCAACCATAACTGAGGCCAAATTTAAACTTGCTCTTGTCagatgcatgtgtatgtgtttgcaaaAGGTGTTTCCAACACTTTTATGATCTCACTGTTAAAAATCTGTGCTTTTTACATGAATAGACATCATGATATGATCTTTAAGCCATGTCGTCCACCCCTACAAAACAAAGTTCTGcagaataaagaaacaaatactTACCCTGACTGCAACCTCTAGTTTCTCAAATGTGCCTTTAAAGCAAAGCTGTAGCAGGTTGTCAATCATCTTGGGAGGGACAATCTGTAAGGCAgcacaacaaaatgaaatgtctgcAATAGAGCAAGAAACGTATTAGTTTCACGACACCTATATGATACAGTGAAGTACGCCTCACCCCGGCTATTTCTACAACAGCACGCTCTGTGATCTCTTTGTTGACGTGGAGGCGTGTGGCACTCTGAAGGAAGGTGATGGCTTTCCGCAGGTCTCCCTCAGACACCCTCACCAGCGCTGCTATACTCTAGATGAACAGAAACGGTCATTACTACAtgaactgcagctgcagttcTTTGACTGACATAAAAACCCTTCTCCACATCACACCAATGTTTTTGCTGATctattttttttacctccttGGTGTATTTGAGGTTCTCCTTGTCACATATGTCCAGCAGCCGCTCTTCTTGGATCTGACTGGCCAGGGGTTTGAAGCGAAACTTGGAACATCTGGAGGTCAGAGGCTCAATAATCctaaagaacacacagcaggGGGTGGATCAGTCGCACAGAAAGTATATTTGTGTGGTATTGATTGTGATCACTCAGCTGACCTGCTGATGTAGTTGCAGATGAGACAGAATCTGGTGGTCCGAGACTCCTTCTCCATTGTCCGTCTGAGAGCAGCTTGTGCTGGTGCTGTCATGGAGTCTGCCTCATCCAGGATGATGATCTTAAATGGAGGACATGGCTTTCCACTGCAAATACAGCAAAgcacacataaaataaagatttaaacttCAGATTCTTCTGCCTCGACATCCAATTGCATTTCcatgtagtcatttggcagacacgtttatccaaagagacttacaagaGCAGTACGAATCAAGCAAAAATCAAGTCAAAATGGAAACCATCTGACTCACTCTGTGCGAGTCCCAGCCACAGTGAGCTGAGCAAAGTTCTTGACCTTCTCTCTGATAACTTGGATGCCTCGTTCATCTGAGGCATTGAGCTCCAACACCCTCTGTCTGAACAGCCCTGGGctgaagaaaagagaacagaggaggacAGGATGCTCATGAGAGCCAAATTCAttaacaggaaacagaagaaatataACCGACAGAAATTtgtggaaaagtaaaaaactgaaattttagCATCATACCCGTAAAGTTCTCTGGCAGCAGCCAAGATGGTGGAGGTCTTTCCTGTTCCAGGAGGACCATAGAAAAGCAAATTGGGAAGCTgcaattaaaacagaaactaaagtgAAACTGTGCCTTCCTTTGTCAGACACTAAATTTGTACTGGGCATTGGAAGGTGGGCTGATTGGAAGGTGGGCTGTAAAGAAATGACGAATGTAAAAGCAAACAAGGGCCTGACACTTACATCAGCTCCTTGCAGAGACTTTTTCAGCACTGCTACCACCTCCTCTTGAAAAGCCACCTCATCAACACACTTTGGCCTGCTGgaggttgaaaaaaaaaacaaacaaacacatttatattgtttatgattcattataaacacagacaaggtacattcatttatttaatgcaaTCTAATAACAGCTCTTCCATAGCATCAGTCTTTCTgcattatatgtattttttggTGACATTACCTAAAAagtgtacatttatttagatGTTTGTTACTGAGGCTGAGGTATTTCTATTTGTTTCCTCATTTAACAGATTGTTCTCCACTGTTGGGAGACAAAATGTCCATTTTCCTAACTGCTTGCCCTCTTAAGGTGTGTGCGTGAGTACTGGAGCCAATTCCAGCTGTCGTTAGGTAAAAGGCGAGGTACACCCTGGAaaggttgccagtctatcacagggctgattTTAAAGACAGACTATACACAGAATATAATGCCTCTCACCTTTTTTCTCACTATGAATTATTATATAATCTGATTATTAATTCAATTGACATAAATCTGAAATTGTACAATGCTTCGTTAGTTTCCTGCATTTTGCATGAAGTAAAATATGCAATAGAAAATCCTTCTGTATCCAGTGCATGTGATTATAGTAGGAATGACATAATGGAGTACAGTAGACTCTCGTGGTCAACACTTACTATTTTTCTACCCAAGGGATAGCCTTCGCTTTCTTCTCTGTACTGGGTCCTGCGCTGGCCTTGTCCTTTTGAGGCCTGATAGACTGAACAGTCGCTCCCTTCAAAAAGGCCTGCATCACTCCTGACTGtggtaaaaacagaaacacagtggggaataacacacacattcagaaacacacatacacacccgcatataaatatatgtgtgggtgtgtgtatgtatgtgtgtgtgtgtaaaacataGCTTCAGTACCTGCAGAGAATATTTTATGTGTATAATATCTACTGGTTTAATAAGAATGATAAACTTTGCACCTGTACCACCAGGTATGTGTGCTGTGCACTGTAGATGTAGACTATAATGGCTATAACACAAATTTGCCAGCAGCCTGTGCTCCATTTAAAAAACTGGATAATTTAAACAAGAGCCTAAGAATAGTTTGACACTTTAAGAAACTCAACATGAAATTGTTAGCTCGAGAGTGACAACGTGTTTTACTTAGTTAACACTTGACACTTAATACCTAGCTCAATATTCACATacagtttgtaatgttttagcATTACAATGATGATGAAACAGTAATCAGGTAAATTAGTTAAGTGactataataatactaatacacacatactaatACTTAATAATCCACTCCTCACAGTAACGTTATAGCTCTGCATAACATTAATACAGTGTTTTGGGTTTACATTTTATCAGCTGTTTATCAGCAAGTCACACATAGAAATATTAATGTTAAGTTTCTTAATTAGATATAAAACTAATTACAGCGACAGCCTCGTATGTTGCTAGCCAACAGTTAGCTAGCGCAGTTAGCCAGTGATGGCCTGTTTACCATCGGGTAACGCTAGCTAACAGCTGTTGACTCTGCACAAAGACTCGTGGTCCTTACCTTGTGTTTGAGCCGCTGTTAAGAAAAACTCTGGCCTAAGTATCCTCCAGTTGGAACCAGCCCGTAGTAAAGGCTAACGTTGCTTCAGCGTGGGTTAACCGTCTGTCTAAGGTTTTTCATATGTTCACTTCAGCAGCAGCGTCTTGGTGTTCCCGCTCTGGCGGCGAAGACAACATCCGGTGACGACATCTGGTGGCTTCCAATCAAATGCTGCGGATACAGGAAGTGCTTCTGCCCCTCCTCTTAtttgtcctctcctctcctctcctgcatccctcttctcatctcttctcctctgtccactGTTTCTCACCCTCCGATCTCGCACCACTCTGCTGTGCTAATGcataatatttcttttaatattcAAAACTGCTGGATTGTATAAAGCAGCATTTTGCCACTTGTTTATTTGGCTAGAATTCACAAAAACAATGCTGCTTTAACAATGCTCTATTGTAGCACTAATGGATGAGTGTAGATGCTACAAACAGTAGCCATTGGCGTGGATTGAAGTCTACTCTGTTTGCCAGCTGCTGTGCCTTTGATGCAGCGTGTTTCTATATTCTATTGTGTGAAGCCCTCAGCAGGGCCTGTAATTAGCTGGCAGAGGGATGATCAGTGAGTGGCAGCGTTCAGCTGAGCGCACATATGTCTCTGGCTAATGTTTGTCTCCCAGGCAATCTCCATATTCCCAGGAGGCCACAGACTCATAGAGAGATGCTAATGCCCCAGCTTGTAATCAAAATGTGGAATGGGACGAGTGGAGTGGCCTCTGGTCACACAGAAAAGACTGacacagccaaaaaaaaaaaaacgtgaatGGTGAAAGGTGGGTGGGGggttattgatttgttttgtttgagcCCTCATGAGTCAACAGTGATGATGCTTAGTACTGCCATTTCTGGATAAAACTATATGTTTTTAAGCTActtgaaaataaatgcagtgttaATTTTGAAAAGATTTCCTGTGTTAGGTCCTGCAGCTAAAATCTAACTAGGCAAAAATTCACTATGAGCATCAATTACCAGCTCCAATCCACGCATGGGCCAGCTCCAGGCACCAGGATTTCCTTCTCATCAactcctccaccccctctccatccatcctcccctctgtgtatgtgtgtgcgtctcCCTCCGCCCTGCAGGCAGGTACAGCAGCCCTCTGATTCGCTTTTCCCTCATTGTGACTCAGCTTCTTTATTACGACAAACAGGGCAtcaccagagcagcagcagcagcaggagtgtTTTCTTACCCAGCATCTGAAGGATTATTGTTTTTGACTTTAGAAGCAGCATCATAAAAAGGACTGGATGCctgatgttttgttgatttgttcattttctcaaCCTAATTTCTGACttactgctttgttttctgattttctgaTCACAATCAAGACTGTCTAATTGTCCCTTTTGTTCAGTAACTGACTGGCTATGGAGTTTATTTTTTGGTTGCCTAGCTGACTGCTTATCTTTTTCACAAGCTGACCTACTGATCTACTTGCATTTGCTGACTGGCTGTGTCTCAGTTATTGCACCTATGACAGACTTACATACTGTTAATTTCCTATTATGTCTGGAAGTgacatcatcatcctcattatCACCCCTGTGTGAGTGCTTGGATGTGGGTGGAGCTGTGATGAAGTAGAGGAGAGGTTTGatgtaacaaaaagaaaaactacaagcaaggagcaggagagcagtggagaaaacctgggaggaaaaaacaacaaattggATTAGGGAGCAAAATCAGGGGAGACTGTCGGGAAAGGAAGGGTGACGAGAGGAGGCGTGGCATcggggagagagagcgagagagaggagagaggaaagtgaATGCGCCCCACACCCTGAGATGCTGTGCTGGCTGAGAGAAGACGAGATGTCGGTGCAGGAGCTGCTACAGAGGGTGCAGTGTGTCATCACACACGTCGGTAAGACCTAACATTTTCACCTTCTGCCTTCCTGTTAATGCTCCACTCCTACAGATAATTAGAGTAAgaaaagctgctgtgtttatcTGTTCTTTGGGGAATATGTAAGACATCCTGGGAACAGACCCTATCCCTTCTCTAGGACTATCCTCCCGTCGTCATTTGGGTCAGGAGTGTATGGTGGGACATGTGCTACCAggttgtgtctctttttttggAAAACTGATGAGAAGTGTGGAGAGAAGcagatgggagagagagagagagagaaccaggGGCAGGGGATTGCTTCCTCTCATCAGCACCGCTCAGTAAGAGGGGGGATGCTCTGCACATGGGCAGAGAGGCTAGCATGTCATCATCTCTGGAAAGAAGTAAAGCTGAGTGGTGGTTACCTGCATATACAAAGCCATACAAACTGACTGTTGACTGTTCTTTCTATCAGGGGATTCTGTATTTAGCTGCAGACATTAATAGTTAAGGAGAGGTGCTTATGTTGGTGCTGGATTCTATCAGCCACTTCAGTATCACTTTCACTATCTTCCACTTCATCcttgcttatttttttattccttgCCACTCCCCCCTACCCTGCATCTCCACTCTGCCTCTGTCCTTCCCACACAACCCTTTTCATCCCTTCTTCTGGTCCCTCGTTCAGCATCCTCATCACCTTCCTTCCCTCGTCCTCTTGTCCTTCTATCCCCCTTTTCatcgtcctcttcctcctctgcatccGGTTATTTCCTGCCTGCTGCGGAAGTAGGTTAATGTGCCACGCTGGAGACTATCGCATAGCATCCTCCATCACTGCAATTCTTCCATTGCGTAGCGCGCAGGGGACTCAGGGGTAGGGGGAGGGAGGAAGCTTGCTTCTGCAGAACATTACTATGGAAACAGAGCTTGATCTGTAAAACAAGGGACCCGAAATTGATTTATTGGGAGCCAGGCTCACACAAAATGCTGTTACCAGACGATTTCTTGGCTTTGTAGTGCTTATTTTAATGCAGCATGAAACACTGGATTTTACCACACATTACGTGTCTGTGTGACAATTTGTTAAATAACTTCAACAAatccttgtttttttcctacTCCACTAAATACATCATTTCAGATTAGATTTTAGTCTGATATAGGATAGGTCTATTTGGTGGCACAGTGTGAGTTCATAAACTGTAGTGGTGTAATGAAGCCTGGAATCCCAGCATATGATGgcattcatttagtttttgttggtTTAATATTTAGGTATATCTTTGTCTTAACAGTGCATACATATGAGAGTCAAACATCTTTATAGTTCTCTTCTAGGAAAGGTTAGTGCCACTTCCGGTGTGCTGTTTCTAGCCCTGCTAACCTGCTTAGTgatttgtctgctgcttgttgttgctcttctttccattcttctctttccacacacgccaaccggtcaaggcagatggccgcctaCCCTAagcttggttctgctggatgtttcttccattaaaattactttttcttcttcacgGTCAAATACTCCTGCTCTAGGGGGCTTTATGGGTTTTCCAAAAAACTATGTAAGGTTTTAACATTGATATGTAAATAAACTTTTGTTTGGAACTGTATAAGAATAAGAACACTGTAAGAATCTAGGGGAGACTAAATGGTTACAAAAAACCGGTGTACATACTATGTTGAAACCTATTTGGAAATACCTTGCTTCCCGATTATGAGCAGCTGTAGTTCCTGAGCATTAGGATGAGTGATAGCAGATCTCCCACTGTTTCCTGACCTTCATACTCGCTCTGCTCATCTGCTCATTGGTTCCAAGCGCAGCATGGATGGTGCATAGGTGAGAGGGAACCAAAGAGGGGGAAGGTTTATTCAGATGAAGTGGTGCAAagtgaaatgttgatgttgaggCAGTGTATTTCTGAAGGAATGTCACTCTAAAGGGACTTAGGGCAATAACAAAGAATTCCTAGAAACTGTCTTTTGGGTTAAAGATTTATCAACATGGTTCCGTTTTTTTAGAAACCAGATATCAGATTCAAAGATGCCTTTCTTTCAGTACTGTACATCCTGCTGGTCCTGCTCAGAACCCTAAAGATAGAAGAGGTGCCAAATATGGTTGCAGGTCACATGACTCATGCTTTGTGCAGTTCGGAGTGGGTCATTGAGACTAGTTCATTTCTATGGGGTACAGCAGGATTCATCAGCAAACTTAAACAGTATTGCAGATTAATCAGTGTACTGGAAATCAGTCAATAACCATTAATAATACATATCTGTAATTAATAGTTATGGATGATTTGAGTAAAAAATTACTATAGGCTACTTCACCTCTGTGTTCACATCTTGACTCACAAATGATTCAGTGTGTATCATGGATGTATATGCTGTATACATAGAGCCACTGATGACTCATATTGGTAGCCAATGAGGTCACTGCAGCCCCAGCATATGTAATTCACCGTAACTCCTGTGTTCCCCTCATTCATACTTGATGATGCACATGCTGCTTTATGGATGCCTGATCTAAAATGGCTACTGTGTTCCACTGAAGTGCTGAGGTCTGCCGATCAGAGCCTGCTACTAAGACAGACAATGATATTCTTGTTCACACTGAAGCTCAGTTGAAGTGAAGCCCCCGTCCCCCTCCAGCCCTGCTCAGTCTGTGAGCTCCTCCTAAAGTGCCGCTTTATCCTGCTGCAGGAACCTCATGAGTGACATTCAGATTTTCCAGTGAAAAGGTCAGGCTGGAAGGAAGGATGATACTGAATGTTGCTGTGCTTTGTTGCTAATATTATAGCCGAATAAGTGTTTTCACAttcaaaaaacactttctgacAAGTTCTTTGCTGACAGGTATGAGCAGAAAATAATCTTACATAAATGTACTTGTCAGAGTGCAGAACTCAGAGTAGGCAGAGGCTATGAGAAATTACACTTCGAGAAGCCAATTGTGTCATAGTGTCTTTAATTAATGTGTGCTTAAATTGCATATGAAAACATCACAAACCtctaattacatttacatatgtttCCCCAGATTTGTACTTTGATTTGTACAGTTAACAAAGATTCATAACAAggtaaaaaattaattaataactaatTTAGTTTACTAATTTCCTAATTAGATTTTAGTGGATTATCTATTTTAGACAGCCCAATATTTACAATGTGTGTCTTCATGGTAAAATTGACTTAAGTTAACATAAAGTGTTTATAGTTTTTACAATCAGAAATCTATACCTACATTCTACTGAACCACAGATCTCATGTTTTAGGAACTTTAAACTACACCTGCCTTCTAGCATGTCAGTACATAGGGAATAGCCCaatttctgttttagttttggtGTACTGTTTACAGACTGTTGGACTGAATGAAATACTGTACCAGCCAAATGGCAGCTATGGAGTGCTTCAGGCATCTTAATGAGGCTAAGAGGATTAGCATGACAGCCACAAGTGACTGAGTGTGAATTGAATCATTGGAACAAAATCCAAATAGGGGGACAGCTAGAAAGGGGTACAAAGCTGAAGGAGTATAAATTAGCTggataaaacattaacatgtctGGGTAATCGCTACACTATGACTTCACATACTAAACATATTTTTCACGTGTTtggaggttgttgttgttgacaggATAGAGCAGCAGTGCTGGTCCCTGTTTGGATAATGGGAGTTATCCTGTTTGACTTACTGTTGGCTGCATTTTAAGAAATCTTGAGGCCTGTGGTGACACAGAAGCTCAGTGGTACAATAAATCACCAGTTGTGCATGTCTATTGCTTTACAAGCTCAAAAGAGTACAGCACAACACATTATAAAACCATTAGACGATCGCTGTGTGCACATTGTATTTATGagtattactttaaaaaaagtattgtCAGTACA
This genomic window from Anabas testudineus chromosome 4, fAnaTes1.2, whole genome shotgun sequence contains:
- the rfc4 gene encoding replication factor C subunit 4; this translates as MQAFLKGATVQSIRPQKDKASAGPSTEKKAKAIPWVEKYRPKCVDEVAFQEEVVAVLKKSLQGADLPNLLFYGPPGTGKTSTILAAARELYGPGLFRQRVLELNASDERGIQVIREKVKNFAQLTVAGTRTDGKPCPPFKIIILDEADSMTAPAQAALRRTMEKESRTTRFCLICNYISRIIEPLTSRCSKFRFKPLASQIQEERLLDICDKENLKYTKESIAALVRVSEGDLRKAITFLQSATRLHVNKEITERAVVEIAGIVPPKMIDNLLQLCFKGTFEKLEVAVRDMVDEGYAATQILSQLHESIIEGDLNDKQKSVITEKMAVVDKCLSDGADEYLQMLSLCSVIMQQASQSN